Genomic segment of Myxococcus stipitatus:
GAAGAGTCGCTCGGTGCGTTGCATGCGTGGATACCTGACATACCGCTGACACCGGTGGGCGGCAAGCTGTGGGGCATGATGCGGGGCATGGTGGAGGACGAGTGGCTGTGGGGCTGGGACGCGACGCCGGGAATCGTCTCGGTGTGGGCGGAGCCCGATGGCCGAGCGTTCGTGTGGAGGCGGCTGCCGGACACGGGCGCGCTGGTGCGCGAGGACGTGCGCTTCCGGCCGTGGCTGGTGCTGTCCACGCTGGAGGACCTGGCGCACCTGGGGACCCGGCTGCGGCCGGAGCGCGAGGGCCCGGCGCCTCGCTGCGTGACGTACCAGGAGCTGTCGGGGTCGGGGGCGCTGCGCTACCTGATTCGCGCGGAGGATGGGCGCGCGCTGGTGTCGGACGTGCTGCAGGGCGTGTCGCGACGGCTGGGGCAGGTGTTCACGAACCTGCGCGATGTGAGCCCGAGCCTGGTGCTGTCGCTGCCGCCGGAGGACCAGTACCTCACGGCGTCCGGGCGCACGTACTTCCGGGGGCTGTCCTTCGATGCGCTGCACCGGCTGCAGTTCGACCTGGAGACGACGGGGCTGGACCCGGCGAAGGACCGCATCTTCCTCATCGCGCTGAAGGGGCCTCGCGGCGACGCGGAGACCTTGGAGGCGCACGGCGAGGGGGATGCCGCGGAGGCGGACCTGCTGCGCCGCTTCGTCGAGCGGGTGCGGGTGCTGGACCCGGACGTCATCGAGAACCACAACCTGCACGGCTTCGACCTGCCGTTCGTGGCGAGGCGCGCGAAGCACCTGGGCGTGGTGCTGGCGCTGGGGCGCGCGGGCACGCCGGGCTTGCGGCACCGGCCCTCCGCGAGAGGCTCGGCGCTGGGGCGCGGGGCGGAGCGCAACGCGGATGCGATGCGGCGCGCGCGCTACACGGTGCCGGGGCGCGAGTTCATCGACACGCTGGACGCGGTGCTGCGGCACGACTTCTCCGCCAGGGATTTGCCGGGCCATGGGCTCAAGGCGGTGGCGCGGCACTTCGGCCTCGCGGGGCCCGCGCGCGAGTACATCCCCGGCGCGAAGGTGTACGAGGTCTTCCAGACGGACCCGGAGCGGGTGCGGCGCTACGCGCGGGACGACGTGGGCGAGGCGGAGGGCATCGCGCGGGTGCTGGGCGGCGCGGCCTTCGCGTTGGCGCGCATGGCGCCTCGGCGCTACGAGCGGCTGGCGGACGCGGGCGCGGCGACGGGTGTGCTGGACCCGCTGCTGGTGCGCGCGTACCTGCGCTCGGGCGTGGCGCTGCCGGCGCATGAGCCAGGGGATGGGACGTCGCACAACGGGGCGGCGCTGCACCTGTTCGCGACGGGCGTGGCGCGGCGGGTGGTGAAGGCGGACGTGGCGAGCCTGTATCCGTCGCTGATGCGCGAGTACCGCATCGGTCCCAAGCGCGACAAGCTGGGGGCGCTGCTGGCGCTGGTGGACCGGCTGGTGGACCAGCGGCTGGCGGCGAAGAAGCGGGGGCGCGCGGCGCCGCCGGGCTCGGCGGAGCGACACGAGAACGAGGCGCTCTCCGCGGCGATGAAGCTCGTCGTGAACTCCGCCTATGGCTACCTGGGCGCGGTGGGGCTGACGCGCTTCGCGGACGTCCACGCGGCCAACGAGGTGACGCGGCGGGGGCGCGCGGTGCTGGCGCTCCTGTGCCGGGAGCTCGCGCGCCGGGGCGTCACGCTGCTGGAGGCGGACACGGACGGCGTGTACTTCGCGGTGCCGGAGGACTGGCGCGAGGAGGATGAGCGCCGGGTGGTGTCGGAGGTCGCCGCGCTGCTTCCCCGCCTCGTGCAGCTGGAGTTCGAGGGGCGCTACGCGGTGATGCTGTCGCACGAACCGAAGAACTACGCGCTGCAGACCTACGACGGGACGCTGCACCTCAAGGGCGTGGCGTTCCGCTCCAGCCGCGCGGAGCCCTTCGGTGAGACGTTCCTGCGCAAGGCCCTGCGCTGTCTCCTCGCGGGAGACCTCCAGGCGGTGCGGGAGACCTACGTCTCCACGGTGCTGGCGCTGCGCAGGCGGCAGGTGCCCACCTCCGAGGTGGCGGCGAACGTGCGGCTGACGAAGGACTCCACGCAGTACGGCGCCGTGCGCGAGCGCCGGCGGGAGCTGGCCTATGAGGCCCTGCTCGCGGCGGGGCGGAAGACGTGGGCCTCCGGCGAGCACATCCGCGTCTACCGCGCCGTGGGTGGACGCGCGGGCCTGCTGCCCGAGCGCGAGCCGGATGACGAGGGCAGCTCGCCCCCGTCCGGGGCCGAGGACCCGCGCGACTACGATGCGGAGTACTACGTGCGGCTCCTGAAGGAGACCTTCGCCGCGCGCCTGGAGCGAGGCGTCACGCGCGCCGACTTCGCCACCCTCTTCGAGGACCCGGGCCAGCCGTCGCTCTTCACGCCGTCCCTCGCGGACGCACGGCCCATCCTCACGGTGGTGGCGCCGCCGCCAGAGGAGGAGCTGGAGGCGGCGCAGCCCGTCACTTAGAGCGCTGCTCGAGCTTGCGCAGCTCCTTCTCCGCGTACTTCCGCTGGGCCGCGGGGATTTTTCGCGAGAGGAGGAAGTACCGGTAGTACTCGATGGCCTCCGACACCTTCCCCAGGTCCCGGGCCAGGTCTCCCCGGTTCAAGTGGAGCACGTCGCGCTCGTGGTTCGTCGTGGTGAGCAGCACCAGGCAGTCGTCGAGGACGGCCTGGGCCTGGAGCCACTCCTTGCTGTACCACAGCGCGAAGCCGAGGTTGTTGAGCAGCTCGGCCCAGAGGTCGATGATGGCCGCCCGCTGTTCGTCCACCTGGGGCCTCAGGATGTCGCTCCGGATGTATTCGCGATGGCGCCAGTTCAATGGGTCTCCCGCGACTTGCCGCCCGTCCGCGAGCCAGGCCCGATAGGCCGCGGTCCACGCGCTGAGTGCTTCCTTCTTCTGCCCCGTGCTCCACTGCGTGAGCGTGGCCTCGTTCAGGGCAAGCAGCTCCTTGCGCATGCGATGGAGGTCCTCCAATCGGCTCAGGTCCGGGTCCGGGCTGCTCGGGCTCGGCGAGTCGTCGTCGGGTGCCTCTTCGCCATCCAAGGGCTGGTTGTCGCGCCCGGAGTAAGCCCGGCAGGTGAGGTCCGCCTCGCCGCCTTGCGCCACCACGCACTCACAGGCGAAGAGCCCGGAGCCTCCGTCCGACCATTCCAGTCTCTCCACCGTTCGGGGCAAGTCGGTCTGCCTCGCGGGTTTAGCGGGGTAGGGGAAGACCTGGTCGACACACTCGCGGATCTTCCGGGTCATGGCCTCGCTGGCCGTCGTGTTCACCTTGGAGGTGACGCTGTCGACGGCCCATAGGGCGAGCCCCTCCCGGGGCGCTGCGAACAGCCAGCGGGAGTTGGGCACATAGGCCCAGGTGAACTCGCGGCTTCCTCCGTCCTGGGGGCCCAGGGCCTTCTCCAGGGCCACCGCTGCCTTCGGAAAGGACTCCTGGGCGGAGCGTGTTTCATCCGGGAAGAGGGAGAGGACCCAGGACTCCTGCTTGCGCTCGAGCTGGAGCAGGCACCGCTGAGGGTCCTTGCCGAAGCGGACGGCGGCGGAAGTCTTGCTCCTGGGCTCGGGGAAGAGCCGCTCCACCTCGCCCATCTTCGGGCAGCCATTGGTCGGCAGGCTCGTTCGCACCAGGGGCGGGGCCACCAGCTGCCCCGTGCGTGGGTCCAGCACGAAGAAGGCGTCATGGAAGAGGGGCTCCGGCACCTGGTCGACGGTCCATGGGCTGGGGACGACGAAGTAGCCCACGCGGAGCCCGGCCTCGGGGAGGTCGACCCAGTGCTCCGCGACGAGGAATCGGCGACGGCGCCAGTCCTGGAAGGCGGAGGTCTTCTGGAGGTTCGCCGACGAGCTCTCCGGGGACGGCGAGGCCCCGGCGGCGACGAGGAGCGACAGGAGGAGTGGGAGCATGTCCGGTCCGTGTCTCTATTCCAGCTACGGCCTCGATGTGAACGCAGGGGCCCCGTGGATATTCATGGAGCGTGGACCCACCTCCCGGGTCTGCCTCGCCCCTGCGTAGGAGATTCTCACTTCCCGACGTTTGGGGCCCGGCTCCTGGGACGAACGGATTGCGGGCTATTCGCTTATTTGGAAACTATTGTAGCTGTGTAGCGATAATCGCGAGTGCCTGCTGTCCGAGCTTCATTCCCCCTCATGGAATCCCGAGTGCCCCGCCCGTGGTGGTTGTTGTCATGCCTGCTCGTCCTGGGGCTGGGGTTGCCCACCCTCGCGCGCGGTCAGCCGCTGGTGGACGCGGGGGCGCCCTTCGGGATGCTGCCCCTGATTGACGAGGTCCACTGCGGAGACCCCTCGGACCCGCACCCGGTGGTGCATGGGGCCAACAGCACCTCGGTGATTCGCTCCGTGACGCTGGACGGCGTGACGCGTCCGGTGCGCGTGATGACGATGGGGCCGCAGGCCAAGTCCTTCTCCTACAAGCTGGGCGTGGGCAAGGGGCTCCAGGCGGGGCGCGCGTATCTGCTGGTGGTGGAGTACCCGGATGAC
This window contains:
- a CDS encoding DNA polymerase domain-containing protein, which produces MMRGMVEDEWLWGWDATPGIVSVWAEPDGRAFVWRRLPDTGALVREDVRFRPWLVLSTLEDLAHLGTRLRPEREGPAPRCVTYQELSGSGALRYLIRAEDGRALVSDVLQGVSRRLGQVFTNLRDVSPSLVLSLPPEDQYLTASGRTYFRGLSFDALHRLQFDLETTGLDPAKDRIFLIALKGPRGDAETLEAHGEGDAAEADLLRRFVERVRVLDPDVIENHNLHGFDLPFVARRAKHLGVVLALGRAGTPGLRHRPSARGSALGRGAERNADAMRRARYTVPGREFIDTLDAVLRHDFSARDLPGHGLKAVARHFGLAGPAREYIPGAKVYEVFQTDPERVRRYARDDVGEAEGIARVLGGAAFALARMAPRRYERLADAGAATGVLDPLLVRAYLRSGVALPAHEPGDGTSHNGAALHLFATGVARRVVKADVASLYPSLMREYRIGPKRDKLGALLALVDRLVDQRLAAKKRGRAAPPGSAERHENEALSAAMKLVVNSAYGYLGAVGLTRFADVHAANEVTRRGRAVLALLCRELARRGVTLLEADTDGVYFAVPEDWREEDERRVVSEVAALLPRLVQLEFEGRYAVMLSHEPKNYALQTYDGTLHLKGVAFRSSRAEPFGETFLRKALRCLLAGDLQAVRETYVSTVLALRRRQVPTSEVAANVRLTKDSTQYGAVRERRRELAYEALLAAGRKTWASGEHIRVYRAVGGRAGLLPEREPDDEGSSPPSGAEDPRDYDAEYYVRLLKETFAARLERGVTRADFATLFEDPGQPSLFTPSLADARPILTVVAPPPEEELEAAQPVT